In one window of Skermanella rosea DNA:
- the metC gene encoding cystathionine beta-lyase, translating to MKNASPDTILTHAGNDPHANFGIVNPPVYHASTVLFPTVAALEEAGHSFDGVRYGRIGTPTSQAFEATVARLEGGFKAVTAPSGLAAITTALLAFVSAGDHVLVTDSVYGPTRLFCSDMLKRLGVEAEFYDPLVGAGIERLIRPNTRVVFLESPGSLTFEVQDVPAIAAAAKKAGAVVMIDNTWGTPLFFKPFDHGVDLSIHAATKYMVGHSDAMLGVITAGTEEVWNRLKRNSVQLGTCAGPDDIYLGLRGLRTMGARLRQHQDTALNLARWLQARPEVARVLHPALPDDPGHALWRRDFTGACGLFAIELKPCSAAAVAAFLDGMELFGMGYSWGGYESLILPIHPEKLRTATRWRTDGPMIRLHAGLEDPDDLIADLDRGLARLAAAA from the coding sequence ATGAAAAACGCCAGTCCAGACACCATCCTGACCCATGCAGGCAACGACCCGCACGCCAATTTCGGCATCGTGAACCCGCCGGTCTACCATGCCTCGACCGTGCTGTTCCCCACCGTCGCGGCGCTGGAGGAGGCCGGCCACTCGTTCGACGGCGTCCGCTACGGCCGCATCGGCACGCCGACCTCCCAGGCGTTCGAGGCGACGGTGGCCCGGCTGGAGGGCGGCTTCAAGGCCGTGACCGCGCCGTCGGGGCTGGCGGCGATCACGACGGCGCTGCTGGCATTCGTGTCGGCCGGCGACCACGTCCTGGTCACCGACAGCGTCTACGGGCCGACCCGGCTGTTCTGCTCGGACATGCTGAAGCGGCTCGGCGTCGAGGCGGAGTTCTACGACCCCCTGGTCGGGGCCGGCATCGAGCGGCTGATCCGGCCCAACACGCGGGTGGTGTTCCTGGAATCGCCCGGCTCCCTGACCTTCGAGGTGCAGGACGTGCCGGCCATCGCCGCCGCGGCCAAAAAGGCCGGGGCCGTCGTGATGATCGACAACACCTGGGGGACGCCGCTGTTCTTCAAGCCGTTCGACCACGGCGTCGACCTGTCTATCCACGCCGCGACGAAATACATGGTCGGCCATTCCGACGCGATGCTGGGCGTGATCACCGCCGGCACGGAGGAGGTCTGGAACCGCCTGAAGCGCAACTCCGTGCAGCTCGGCACCTGCGCCGGGCCGGACGACATCTATCTGGGCCTGCGCGGACTGCGGACCATGGGCGCCCGCCTCCGCCAGCACCAGGACACCGCCCTCAACCTGGCCCGCTGGCTCCAGGCGCGGCCGGAGGTGGCCCGGGTGCTCCACCCGGCCCTGCCCGACGATCCCGGCCACGCGCTCTGGCGGCGCGACTTCACCGGCGCCTGCGGCCTGTTCGCGATCGAGCTGAAGCCCTGCTCCGCGGCGGCGGTCGCCGCCTTCCTCGACGGGATGGAGCTGTTCGGGATGGGCTACAGCTGGGGCGGCTACGAGAGCCTGATCCTGCCGATCCACCCGGAGAAGCTGCGCACCGCGACCCGCTGGCGCACCGACGGCCCCATGATCCGGCTGCACGCCGGCCTGGAGGACCCGGACGACCTGATCGCCGACCTCGACCGCGGGCTCGCCCGACTGGCGGCCGCGGCATGA
- the hisI gene encoding phosphoribosyl-AMP cyclohydrolase, translating to MTMNAGNRELLDLVSFDANGLVAAVAQQHDTGEVLMLAWMNRAALEETLATGRVCYFSRSRGKLWRKGETSGQVQHLKELRVDCDGDAVLVLVDQTGVACHTGRRSCFYRAARPGGVETVLEVETDPEKLYGSKG from the coding sequence ATGACCATGAACGCCGGCAACCGCGAGCTGCTCGACCTCGTCAGCTTCGACGCCAACGGGCTGGTCGCCGCCGTCGCCCAGCAGCACGACACCGGCGAGGTGCTGATGCTGGCCTGGATGAACCGCGCCGCCCTGGAGGAGACGCTGGCCACCGGCCGCGTATGCTACTTCTCCCGCTCGCGCGGCAAGCTGTGGCGCAAGGGCGAGACGTCCGGCCAAGTGCAGCACCTGAAGGAGCTTCGGGTCGACTGCGACGGCGACGCCGTGCTCGTCCTGGTCGACCAGACCGGGGTCGCCTGCCACACCGGTCGCCGAAGCTGCTTCTACCGGGCCGCCCGGCCGGGAGGCGTCGAGACCGTCCTGGAGGTCGAGACGGATCCGGAGAAGCTGTACGGATCGAAGGGCTAG